A single Streptomyces sannanensis DNA region contains:
- a CDS encoding MaoC family dehydratase N-terminal domain-containing protein has product MPLNHALAGRAYPPTAPYEVEREKIREFALAVGETHPAHHDPEAARALGHPDVIAPPTFLCVLVQQATDPVVYDPELGLDYDRVVHRDQRFAFRRAVRVGDRLRATVHIDALRSPAGSDVVELRTEIEDDDGAPVATVFMSLVARAAG; this is encoded by the coding sequence ATGCCGCTGAACCACGCGCTGGCGGGTCGCGCCTACCCGCCCACCGCGCCGTACGAGGTGGAGCGGGAGAAGATCCGTGAGTTCGCCCTGGCCGTGGGCGAGACCCACCCGGCCCACCACGATCCCGAGGCCGCACGGGCCCTCGGGCATCCGGATGTGATCGCCCCGCCGACCTTTCTGTGCGTACTGGTCCAGCAGGCCACGGACCCGGTCGTGTACGACCCGGAACTGGGCCTGGACTACGACCGGGTGGTCCACCGCGACCAGCGCTTCGCCTTCCGGCGCGCGGTCCGCGTGGGCGACCGGCTCCGGGCCACCGTGCACATCGACGCGCTCAGGTCACCGGCCGGCAGCGATGTCGTCGAGCTGCGGACCGAGATCGAGGACGACGACGGCGCACCGGTGGCGACCGTGTTCATGTCGCTGGTGGCCCGCGCGGCCGGCTGA
- a CDS encoding tryptophan halogenase family protein — protein sequence MDSRIKNIVIVGGTAAGWMAAAHLAKAFQGTVTVTLLDTPDRDPGTSMTGEVDAAAPETQRAFFDPLGIHESEWMRACRASFRTAVRYVNWRTEGPAVTAARTLRNDGADHFYRPVEGVLPKIDGFRLPHYWAWRRRTGDTVEPFDYACFREPPLMDARKSPRWLDGRMAVPYAWHVDSRLFTEFLRRFATEQLDVRAVRDAFRYAERDSEGFLTAVGTATGRVITGDFFLDCTGQDGLLITDVLGEPRVATHDRLVCDSAVTVTVPHDDAGRGIEPYTTAVAMPDGWTWKMPLPGRVGAGHVYAAEQTEPEEAARRLCGLWGLDPERTPLRHLRYRTGRSHRSWVKNCVAVGASSYLLEPLEPSGMSGVIHTLTQLVRYFPAPHSRDAPAARFNRAIKTRYDEARDFIQLHYAAGPRRDTPFWQAHRTLAVPAAVHDRTAAHRGGFPFPASDIPHHTVLAALAPAPPAAPAALAHKPDSIRAAAAQFERIKRQQRILLETLPSAHTYLDRLHSR from the coding sequence ATGGACAGTCGCATCAAGAACATCGTCATCGTGGGAGGCACGGCCGCCGGCTGGATGGCCGCTGCCCACCTCGCGAAGGCTTTCCAGGGAACAGTGACTGTCACCCTGCTCGACACGCCGGACCGCGACCCCGGCACATCCATGACGGGAGAGGTCGACGCCGCGGCCCCGGAGACCCAGCGGGCCTTCTTCGATCCGCTCGGAATCCATGAATCCGAATGGATGCGCGCCTGCCGTGCCTCCTTCAGGACGGCTGTCCGTTATGTGAACTGGCGTACCGAGGGCCCCGCCGTCACTGCGGCCAGGACGCTGCGGAACGATGGTGCCGACCACTTCTACCGGCCCGTGGAAGGGGTCCTGCCGAAGATCGACGGCTTTCGGCTGCCGCACTACTGGGCATGGCGCAGAAGGACCGGTGACACGGTCGAGCCTTTCGACTACGCGTGTTTCCGTGAACCACCCCTGATGGACGCCAGAAAATCACCGCGCTGGCTCGACGGGCGGATGGCCGTTCCGTACGCATGGCATGTGGACAGCAGGCTGTTCACCGAATTCCTGCGCCGCTTCGCCACCGAACAACTGGACGTCCGCGCGGTCCGTGACGCTTTCCGGTATGCCGAGCGCGACTCCGAGGGTTTTCTCACCGCGGTGGGAACGGCCACGGGCCGCGTCATCACCGGGGACTTCTTCCTCGACTGCACGGGCCAGGACGGACTGCTGATCACGGACGTCCTCGGCGAACCGCGCGTCGCCACGCACGACCGGCTGGTGTGCGACAGCGCCGTCACCGTCACCGTCCCGCACGACGACGCCGGGCGCGGCATCGAGCCGTACACCACCGCCGTCGCCATGCCCGACGGCTGGACCTGGAAGATGCCGCTGCCCGGCCGTGTCGGCGCGGGTCATGTGTACGCGGCCGAGCAGACCGAGCCGGAGGAGGCGGCCCGCCGGCTCTGCGGTCTGTGGGGGCTCGACCCCGAGCGCACGCCCCTCCGCCATCTCCGCTACCGCACCGGCCGCAGCCACCGTTCCTGGGTCAAGAACTGTGTGGCCGTGGGAGCTTCGTCGTACCTTCTGGAACCGCTGGAGCCGTCCGGCATGAGCGGTGTCATCCACACCCTGACCCAACTGGTGCGGTACTTCCCCGCGCCGCACTCGCGCGACGCCCCGGCGGCCCGCTTCAACCGCGCGATCAAGACCCGCTACGACGAGGCCCGGGACTTCATCCAGCTGCACTACGCCGCCGGCCCCCGCCGGGACACTCCGTTCTGGCAGGCGCACCGGACGCTGGCCGTTCCCGCCGCGGTCCACGACCGCACCGCGGCGCACCGGGGCGGCTTCCCCTTCCCCGCGTCCGACATCCCTCACCATACGGTCCTGGCCGCCCTCGCTCCGGCCCCGCCCGCCGCCCCCGCGGCCCTGGCCCACAAGCCGGACTCCATTCGGGCGGCCGCGGCCCAGTTCGAGCGGATCAAGCGGCAGCAGCGGATCCTCCTGGAAACCCTGCCCTCCGCCCACACCTACCTGGACCGGCTGCACAGCCGCTGA
- the sbnA gene encoding 2,3-diaminopropionate biosynthesis protein SbnA yields the protein MTPLIELERLVPGFSSRVYAKAERFNPGGSIKDRSALNMLLGRIRAGELVPGKSTVVESSSGNLAIGLAQICRYFGLRFICVVDSRTTQQNIAILRAYGADVRVVTEPDPLTGELLPQRLRLVAELLAEIPGAYCPDQYANPLNPQAHLATMAEIDEALDGRIDYLLLSVGTSGTLGGCAEYIRRKGLPTQVVAVDAVGSALFDSPVSCSRLIPGHGASVRPQVLDREDADRVIHVSDLECVVGCRRLVQREAVLAGGSSGAVVAALERIAPEIPDGSTCVLVLPDGGDRYLDTVYDDSWVRRQFGEVSHLWKGPTEYPEPDEQKERVPC from the coding sequence ATGACGCCGCTCATCGAACTGGAGCGGCTGGTTCCCGGCTTCTCCTCGCGCGTGTACGCCAAGGCCGAACGCTTCAATCCCGGCGGCAGCATCAAGGACCGGTCGGCCCTGAACATGCTCCTCGGACGGATCAGAGCCGGAGAACTGGTGCCGGGGAAGTCGACCGTGGTGGAGTCGAGCTCCGGAAACCTGGCCATCGGACTGGCCCAGATCTGCCGCTACTTCGGCCTGCGCTTCATCTGCGTCGTCGACAGCCGGACCACCCAGCAGAACATCGCCATCCTGCGGGCCTACGGGGCCGACGTACGCGTCGTCACCGAGCCGGACCCGCTCACCGGCGAACTGCTGCCTCAGCGACTGCGCCTGGTCGCCGAGCTGCTCGCGGAGATCCCCGGGGCGTACTGCCCGGACCAGTACGCCAACCCGCTCAACCCCCAGGCGCATCTGGCCACCATGGCCGAGATCGACGAGGCGCTGGACGGCAGGATCGACTACCTCCTGCTGTCCGTCGGCACATCGGGAACCCTGGGCGGCTGCGCCGAGTACATCCGTCGTAAGGGCCTGCCCACCCAGGTCGTTGCGGTGGACGCGGTCGGCAGCGCGCTCTTCGACTCACCCGTCTCCTGCAGCCGGCTCATCCCCGGCCACGGCGCCTCGGTGCGCCCGCAGGTGCTCGACAGGGAGGACGCCGACCGGGTCATCCATGTCAGCGACCTGGAGTGCGTGGTCGGCTGCCGGCGGCTGGTGCAGCGCGAGGCCGTCCTGGCCGGCGGCTCCTCCGGCGCCGTCGTCGCCGCCCTGGAGCGGATCGCCCCCGAGATTCCGGACGGCTCCACCTGTGTGCTGGTGCTGCCCGACGGCGGCGACCGCTATCTCGACACCGTTTACGACGACTCCTGGGTACGCCGGCAGTTCGGCGAGGTCTCCCACTTGTGGAAGGGCCCGACGGAGTACCCGGAACCGGACGAACAGAAAGAGAGAGTTCCGTGCTGA
- a CDS encoding MMPL family transporter: MFGRIGRFAVLRPWTTIAAWVLAAVALAMLSPQLKPISDQAEFLPSHYESVRVAELEKRAFPQHEQPAAIAVFQRKDGERLNDADRADVAKVAAGLQDRKISLVKKVETSPQAVSPNGKIALASVVATVKDPYNPELTEAVKELRTEARTLLAGTDLKMGLTGAAATALDSQESSGDTDAMIMSATLLLIIVLLLVIFRSPLIAIMPVLVIAVAFVVATGLISTAAELGGLQADSSISAILIVVLFGVGTDYILFLLFRYREQLREATAPKEAMIRAVGLVGETIASAAGAVIVAFLALLLSSMGMLRTMGPSLAISVAVALAAGLTLVPAVFSLLGTKAFWPSKAWKKPARNAVAGRVGRAAAKRPAVVALLSGGVLAVLAVGAFGFRAEFDGNTSLPKNLESVQAMKDLQKGFSAGQADPTTVYLRSDDGSALDGSELDTFRSVLAGAKGVGQVSPAVMGADGSVAQYSLVLTSPPAGERAISLVGGELRDTAHKAAPQGTTALVGGTTALLADIKTAVEHDYKLVFPVAGLAIMIILGLLLRSLVAPLYLMLSVGLGFGATLGATVWLFQNVRGENGLLFTLPVIVYLFVVAIGTDYNILMVARLREEVRAGKSPREAVARAVAQSAPTIGSAAVILAGTFGVLMLASNTMLQQMGFAVAFGILLTAFVMAILLVPTLTGLLGTKAWWPGHQGDAQPQSGDAADHAEDRALV, translated from the coding sequence ATGTTCGGACGGATCGGACGGTTCGCCGTCCTCCGCCCCTGGACGACCATCGCCGCCTGGGTTTTGGCGGCGGTGGCACTGGCCATGCTTTCCCCCCAGTTGAAGCCCATCAGCGACCAGGCCGAATTCCTGCCCTCCCACTACGAATCGGTGCGGGTCGCCGAACTGGAGAAGCGCGCCTTCCCGCAGCATGAACAGCCCGCCGCGATCGCGGTGTTCCAGCGGAAGGACGGCGAGCGGCTGAACGACGCCGACCGGGCCGATGTGGCGAAGGTGGCGGCCGGACTCCAGGACCGGAAGATCTCCCTGGTCAAGAAGGTGGAGACCAGCCCGCAGGCCGTGTCCCCCAACGGGAAGATCGCCCTGGCCTCCGTCGTCGCGACCGTCAAGGATCCGTACAACCCGGAGCTCACCGAGGCGGTCAAGGAGCTGCGCACGGAGGCCAGGACGCTGCTGGCCGGCACGGACCTGAAGATGGGCCTCACGGGAGCGGCCGCCACCGCACTGGACTCGCAGGAGTCCTCGGGGGACACCGACGCCATGATCATGAGCGCGACGCTCCTCCTGATCATCGTGCTGCTGCTGGTCATCTTCCGCAGCCCGCTCATCGCCATCATGCCGGTACTGGTGATCGCCGTGGCGTTCGTGGTGGCCACGGGCCTCATCTCCACCGCCGCCGAACTGGGCGGACTGCAGGCCGACAGCTCGATCTCCGCCATCCTGATCGTGGTGCTGTTCGGCGTCGGCACCGACTACATCCTGTTCCTGCTCTTCCGCTACCGCGAGCAGCTGCGCGAGGCAACGGCGCCCAAGGAGGCCATGATCCGGGCCGTGGGACTGGTGGGCGAGACCATCGCGTCGGCGGCCGGCGCGGTGATCGTGGCCTTCCTCGCTCTGCTGCTGTCCAGCATGGGCATGCTGCGCACCATGGGCCCGTCGCTGGCCATCTCGGTCGCCGTCGCGCTCGCCGCCGGGCTCACCCTGGTCCCCGCGGTCTTCTCGCTGCTGGGCACCAAGGCGTTCTGGCCGTCCAAGGCGTGGAAGAAGCCCGCACGGAACGCCGTGGCCGGCCGGGTCGGCCGGGCCGCCGCGAAGCGGCCGGCCGTGGTGGCCCTGCTCTCCGGCGGAGTGCTGGCCGTGCTGGCCGTGGGCGCGTTCGGCTTCCGTGCCGAGTTCGACGGCAACACCTCGCTTCCCAAGAACCTCGAGTCCGTACAGGCCATGAAGGACCTGCAGAAGGGCTTCTCCGCCGGACAGGCCGATCCCACCACCGTGTACCTGCGTTCCGACGACGGCTCCGCCCTCGACGGGAGCGAGCTGGACACGTTCCGCTCGGTGCTCGCCGGGGCGAAGGGGGTCGGCCAGGTCTCCCCCGCGGTCATGGGCGCCGACGGCTCCGTGGCCCAGTACAGCCTCGTCCTCACCAGCCCGCCGGCCGGGGAGCGGGCGATCTCGCTTGTCGGCGGTGAGCTGCGGGACACGGCGCACAAGGCGGCGCCGCAGGGTACGACCGCGCTGGTCGGCGGTACGACGGCGCTGCTGGCCGACATCAAGACGGCCGTCGAGCACGACTACAAGCTGGTGTTCCCGGTCGCGGGCCTGGCCATCATGATCATTCTCGGGCTGCTGCTGCGCAGCCTCGTCGCCCCGCTGTATCTGATGCTCTCGGTCGGCCTGGGCTTCGGCGCCACGCTCGGCGCGACGGTCTGGCTGTTCCAGAACGTCCGCGGCGAGAACGGACTGCTGTTCACCCTGCCGGTGATCGTCTATCTGTTCGTCGTGGCGATCGGCACCGACTACAACATCCTCATGGTGGCCCGGCTCCGCGAGGAGGTCCGGGCGGGCAAGTCCCCCAGGGAGGCCGTGGCCCGCGCCGTGGCGCAGTCCGCGCCCACCATCGGCTCCGCCGCGGTGATCCTCGCGGGGACCTTCGGTGTGCTGATGCTCGCCTCCAACACCATGCTCCAGCAGATGGGATTCGCCGTGGCCTTCGGCATCCTGCTGACCGCCTTCGTGATGGCGATACTGCTGGTCCCGACCTTGACCGGGCTGCTCGGTACGAAGGCCTGGTGGCCGGGTCACCAGGGAGACGCGCAGCCGCAGTCCGGCGACGCCGCGGATCATGCGGAGGACCGCGCGCTCGTATGA
- a CDS encoding AfsR/SARP family transcriptional regulator: MLQAVFRILGPLDIDVDGRAVPLQGARQRTIMSMLLLAPNRVVSVDALADAVWQGNPPATARNQVAICVSALRKTFKNAVGVDDILVTSHPGYMLFTGEHRIDAVEFEESAAGGREAARRGRLEEACALFEESLGMWRGPALEGITAERVETEAARLDEMRLSVYEEYIGLRLELGHHRDLVGELSAFIREHPLREQARAHLMLAQYRSGRRAEALETYRDGQRLLAEELGIDPGPALQELHEAILVDSPKLNRPADSVILAPMPTVPAQIPSNGASFTGRRRELAALDQLLDRLDCGALPVGSITGIGGVGKTALAVHWAHQVAGRFPDGQLFADLRGYDEEEAPRRPGAVLDGFLRALGVPAPRIPAGQNERADLFRSVLDGRRVLIVLDNARSFRQIRPLLPGNGRCCVLITSRDAMGGALAGDYAFEALPLGALEEDEATALLSRVAGDGRLSADPAGAARLSALCDRQPLALRIAAARLAAKPHWSVRTLVLRLEDQHRRLDELSLDERGVRAGLRLSYRDLPSAVARMFRLLGLLNVPDFAAWAGAALLDIDPVDAEDLIEQLVDAQLLEPLSAGAAGHVRYRFQELLRLFARECARAEETEADRRAAIRRVYGVWLGLASEAHRRMYGGDYTVIHSAAPVHPLPSHVVGDLLDSPMGWFETERAAITALVDQAAHEDEAAYAWDLTMTGVTLFQHRNYLEDWRHCGERALDVARRTGDPVGEAAMLHSLGTLEIVQWDYRRARERLGVALRLFEEQGQDKGRALVLRNLALCERHHGDLDLARDMSQRSLEGFRAVGDRYAEAHLLCLLAQIELERGNPESSRDLSAEAIARSRDLGTTRGEAQSTVRLTEALISLGDGEKAEEACRSALDLVRADGDRRGEAHALRALGEALWRQGRIEEADAVLSEGLMTARKVPDRFLEARAAAALGCVLALRSDRAGAADRAAAAARLFAEVGAERWGARADRLLSVVSGEGTPDSETLFAIVKP; encoded by the coding sequence GTGCTTCAGGCGGTGTTCCGGATCCTGGGGCCGCTGGACATCGACGTGGACGGAAGGGCTGTCCCTCTGCAGGGGGCCCGGCAGCGCACGATCATGTCGATGCTGCTGCTCGCGCCCAACCGGGTCGTCTCGGTCGATGCCCTGGCCGACGCCGTCTGGCAGGGCAACCCGCCGGCCACCGCCCGCAATCAGGTGGCCATCTGCGTCTCCGCGCTGCGCAAGACCTTCAAGAACGCGGTCGGCGTCGACGACATCCTGGTCACCAGCCACCCCGGCTACATGCTCTTCACCGGCGAGCACCGCATCGACGCCGTCGAATTCGAGGAGAGTGCCGCGGGCGGCCGTGAAGCCGCCCGCCGCGGCAGACTCGAAGAGGCCTGCGCCCTCTTCGAGGAATCCCTCGGCATGTGGCGCGGCCCCGCCCTGGAGGGCATTACGGCCGAGCGGGTCGAGACGGAGGCCGCCCGCCTCGACGAAATGCGCCTCAGCGTGTACGAGGAGTACATCGGGCTGCGGCTGGAACTCGGCCATCACCGCGATCTGGTGGGCGAGCTGAGCGCGTTCATCCGCGAGCATCCACTGCGCGAACAGGCCAGGGCCCATCTCATGCTCGCCCAGTATCGGTCGGGCCGGCGCGCCGAGGCCCTGGAGACGTACCGCGACGGACAGCGGCTGCTCGCCGAGGAACTCGGCATCGACCCCGGCCCGGCCCTGCAGGAGCTGCACGAGGCGATCCTCGTCGACTCGCCGAAACTCAACCGGCCCGCCGACAGCGTCATCCTCGCCCCGATGCCGACCGTTCCCGCCCAAATCCCCTCGAATGGCGCCTCCTTCACCGGACGCCGACGTGAACTCGCCGCTCTGGACCAGCTGCTGGACCGGCTGGACTGCGGCGCACTGCCCGTCGGCTCCATCACCGGCATCGGCGGTGTGGGCAAGACCGCGCTCGCCGTCCACTGGGCGCACCAGGTCGCCGGCCGCTTCCCGGACGGCCAGCTCTTCGCCGATCTGCGCGGTTACGACGAGGAGGAGGCGCCGCGCCGCCCCGGAGCCGTGCTCGACGGGTTCCTGCGCGCCCTCGGTGTGCCCGCGCCGCGGATCCCCGCCGGTCAGAACGAGCGGGCCGACCTGTTCCGCAGCGTCCTCGACGGCCGCCGGGTCCTGATCGTGCTCGACAACGCACGCTCCTTCCGGCAGATACGCCCGCTGCTGCCCGGCAACGGACGCTGTTGTGTCCTGATCACCAGCCGCGACGCGATGGGAGGCGCGCTCGCCGGCGACTACGCCTTCGAGGCGCTGCCCCTCGGCGCACTGGAGGAGGACGAGGCCACCGCCCTGCTCTCCCGTGTCGCCGGTGACGGCCGGCTCTCCGCCGACCCCGCGGGCGCCGCCCGGCTCAGCGCGCTCTGCGACCGGCAGCCGCTGGCCCTGCGGATCGCGGCCGCCCGGCTCGCCGCGAAGCCGCACTGGTCGGTCCGTACGCTTGTGCTCCGTCTGGAGGACCAGCACCGAAGACTCGACGAACTCAGCCTGGACGAACGCGGGGTGCGCGCCGGCCTGCGGCTCAGCTACCGCGATCTGCCGTCCGCCGTCGCCCGGATGTTCCGGCTGCTCGGCCTGCTCAATGTGCCGGACTTCGCCGCCTGGGCCGGGGCGGCCCTGCTGGACATCGATCCCGTCGACGCCGAGGACCTCATCGAGCAGCTCGTCGATGCCCAGCTGCTGGAACCGCTGAGCGCAGGTGCCGCCGGGCATGTCCGCTACCGCTTCCAGGAACTGCTGCGGCTGTTCGCGCGCGAATGCGCGCGCGCGGAGGAGACGGAGGCCGACCGGCGCGCCGCCATCCGCCGTGTGTACGGCGTGTGGCTGGGGCTGGCATCCGAGGCGCACCGGAGGATGTACGGAGGCGACTACACCGTCATCCACAGCGCCGCGCCGGTGCATCCGTTGCCCTCGCACGTGGTCGGCGATCTGCTGGACAGCCCGATGGGCTGGTTCGAGACCGAACGCGCCGCGATCACGGCCCTCGTCGACCAGGCGGCCCACGAGGACGAGGCCGCGTACGCCTGGGACCTGACGATGACCGGTGTGACGCTCTTCCAGCACCGCAACTACCTGGAGGACTGGCGGCACTGCGGCGAGCGCGCCCTCGACGTCGCCCGGCGGACCGGCGATCCCGTCGGGGAGGCGGCCATGCTGCACTCGCTCGGCACCCTGGAGATCGTCCAGTGGGACTACCGCAGGGCCCGCGAGCGGCTCGGCGTGGCCCTGCGGCTCTTCGAGGAACAGGGACAGGACAAGGGACGGGCGCTGGTGCTCCGCAATCTGGCCCTCTGCGAACGCCACCACGGCGATCTGGACCTGGCCAGAGACATGAGCCAACGGTCCCTGGAGGGCTTCCGCGCAGTCGGCGACCGCTACGCGGAGGCCCATCTGCTGTGCCTGCTGGCGCAGATCGAACTGGAGCGCGGAAACCCGGAGTCGAGCCGCGACCTGTCCGCCGAGGCGATCGCCCGGAGCCGGGACCTCGGCACCACCAGGGGAGAGGCGCAGAGCACGGTACGGCTCACCGAGGCGCTGATCTCCCTCGGAGACGGGGAGAAGGCCGAGGAAGCATGCCGGTCCGCCCTCGACCTGGTGCGCGCCGACGGGGACCGGCGGGGCGAGGCCCATGCGCTGCGCGCCCTGGGCGAGGCCCTGTGGCGCCAGGGCCGTATCGAGGAGGCCGACGCGGTGCTGAGCGAAGGGCTCATGACCGCGCGCAAGGTGCCCGACCGGTTCCTGGAGGCGCGTGCCGCCGCCGCGCTGGGCTGTGTGCTCGCGCTCCGCTCGGACCGGGCGGGGGCCGCCGACCGCGCGGCTGCCGCCGCGCGGCTCTTCGCCGAGGTCGGAGCGGAGCGCTGGGGGGCCCGTGCGGACCGCCTGTTGTCGGTGGTGTCCGGCGAGGGGACACCGGACTCGGAGACGCTGTTCGCGATCGTCAAGCCCTGA
- the sbnB gene encoding 2,3-diaminopropionate biosynthesis protein SbnB, translating to MLIVGHSEVRALLDGKEREILELIADAYRLHDEGRTALPHSVFLRFPEDARNRIIGLPAHLGGDDAVAGMKWIASFPGNVARGIERASASIILNSMADGRPEAFIEASLISARRTGASAALAAGLLAAEDEPRGISLIGLGPINLEVLRFTAARLSSLTTAVVYDLDRARAEAFAEDARATVPGLEVTVAADAEEALGAHALVSLATTAGTPHMDLSACRPDATVLHVSLRDLTVEAVLDAQNVVDDTDHVCRERTSLHLAEEQTGNREFVGAEIGALLRGTSGFRREPGRRVVFSPFGLGVLDLALARWVRDRAEAEATGVRIDGFLPGDAA from the coding sequence GTGCTGATAGTCGGCCACAGCGAGGTGCGTGCCCTGCTGGACGGGAAGGAGCGGGAGATCCTCGAACTGATCGCGGACGCCTACCGGCTCCACGACGAGGGCCGTACCGCCCTGCCGCACTCCGTCTTCCTCCGTTTCCCCGAGGACGCCCGCAACCGCATCATCGGGCTGCCCGCGCATCTCGGCGGGGACGACGCGGTGGCCGGGATGAAGTGGATCGCCAGCTTCCCCGGCAATGTGGCGCGCGGCATCGAGAGGGCCAGCGCCAGCATCATCCTCAACTCCATGGCGGACGGCCGCCCGGAGGCCTTCATCGAGGCATCCCTGATCTCCGCCCGCCGCACCGGTGCCTCGGCGGCCCTCGCCGCGGGCCTGCTCGCCGCGGAGGACGAGCCCCGCGGGATCTCCCTCATCGGCCTCGGCCCGATCAACCTGGAGGTGCTCCGCTTCACCGCCGCGCGGCTGTCCTCACTGACCACGGCCGTGGTGTACGACCTCGACCGTGCCCGGGCCGAGGCCTTCGCGGAGGACGCCCGTGCCACCGTGCCCGGTCTCGAGGTGACGGTCGCCGCCGACGCCGAGGAGGCCCTGGGCGCCCATGCCCTGGTCTCCCTGGCCACCACCGCCGGCACCCCGCACATGGACCTGTCCGCCTGCCGGCCCGACGCGACGGTGCTCCATGTGTCGCTGCGGGACCTGACCGTGGAGGCCGTACTCGACGCGCAGAACGTCGTCGACGACACCGATCACGTCTGCCGTGAGCGCACCTCGCTGCACCTGGCCGAGGAGCAGACCGGGAACCGGGAATTCGTCGGCGCCGAGATCGGGGCGCTGCTCCGCGGGACGTCCGGCTTCCGCCGGGAGCCCGGCCGCCGGGTCGTCTTCTCGCCGTTCGGGCTCGGGGTCCTGGACCTCGCGCTCGCCCGGTGGGTGCGCGACCGGGCCGAGGCGGAGGCGACCGGTGTGCGGATCGACGGCTTCCTGCCCGGCGACGCGGCCTGA
- a CDS encoding TauD/TfdA family dioxygenase — MTQPRIVTTASPATVVLTDAERRQTGEIADWLARTEPAATDDLQWLGAVRDASAGLPQRLLTELRRFRHDAGPDGVLVIRNLPVTPADGSTVLPPTPAQPGSVERLASTASAVITAAMLQLGEVIAFRNEKSGALVQNVVPVPGQERQQSNAGSVLLEMHTENAFHDNRPDYIGLFCVREDPTGEARLCTASVRRALPLLSDEARKVLGENRFLTEAPPSFEGREGAAPAHAILRGAPEDPDVLVDFSATHPLDDEARTAMAELRDAFIEVTSALALGAGDLAVVDNRLTVHGRTPFTPRYDGTDRWLHRVYAALDNRRSRPLRTAGGSVLD, encoded by the coding sequence ATGACTCAGCCCCGTATCGTGACCACCGCGTCACCGGCCACGGTGGTGCTCACCGACGCCGAGCGCCGGCAGACCGGCGAGATCGCCGACTGGCTCGCCCGGACCGAGCCGGCCGCGACGGACGACCTCCAGTGGCTCGGCGCGGTGCGCGACGCCTCTGCCGGGCTTCCGCAGCGGCTGCTCACCGAGCTGCGCCGGTTCCGTCACGACGCGGGTCCCGACGGGGTGCTGGTGATCCGCAACCTTCCGGTCACCCCGGCCGACGGAAGCACCGTCCTGCCGCCGACCCCGGCCCAGCCCGGTTCCGTGGAGCGCCTCGCGTCCACGGCCTCGGCGGTCATCACCGCCGCGATGCTCCAGCTCGGCGAGGTCATCGCGTTCCGCAACGAGAAGTCCGGCGCCCTGGTGCAGAACGTGGTGCCGGTGCCCGGCCAGGAGCGGCAGCAGAGCAACGCCGGCTCGGTGCTGCTGGAGATGCACACCGAGAACGCCTTCCACGACAACCGGCCCGACTACATCGGCCTGTTCTGCGTCCGGGAGGACCCGACCGGCGAGGCCCGGCTGTGCACCGCGTCCGTACGCCGTGCCCTGCCGCTGCTGTCCGACGAGGCCCGCAAGGTGCTCGGCGAGAACCGCTTCCTCACCGAGGCGCCGCCCTCCTTCGAGGGCCGGGAGGGTGCCGCACCCGCACACGCGATCCTGCGCGGAGCACCCGAGGACCCGGACGTACTGGTGGACTTCTCGGCCACCCACCCGCTGGACGACGAGGCCCGCACGGCCATGGCGGAACTGCGGGACGCGTTCATCGAGGTGACCTCCGCACTGGCGCTGGGGGCCGGCGACCTCGCCGTGGTCGACAACCGGCTGACCGTACACGGCCGTACGCCCTTCACCCCGCGCTACGACGGTACGGACCGCTGGCTGCACCGGGTGTACGCGGCCCTCGACAACCGGCGCTCGCGCCCGCTCCGCACCGCCGGGGGCAGCGTCCTGGACTGA